AATGGAACGGTTTTCGAAAAATAGACTCTAGCGAATCGCCATACTGCGTCGGGTTCTAGTGTCTTGCAGTCTTTGTGAGAGCATCCAATCGTTTCGTTAACGCCGAACTCCTCGAGGTGACAGTCAGGATCTGCCCCCTAGCGATGCCTCGATCGACGTGATTTATCGCCGAAGGTCGTCGCCATCTAGTGTTTCAACTGAGCTAAAAAATTGAGTGGGTATCCGGTTAGTCGTCGTCAGTAACAACCTTTGTCGGCGTGTCGCCGGTTTGGTGGAACTGAATGAAACCCTGAAGCTCTTCGCCGGTCGGCCGGCGCGTCGCTAGGGTCACTGCGACGAAGGTGATCACGCCGAGTGGTACCGTTACCAGGACTTCTGATTGTTCAACGGGCATATATCCACCCAAGAACAGGACCACGTACGAGCCCCCTCCGACGAGCATCGAGGCAATCGCACCTGGTGCGTTAGCGCGTTTCCACCACGTTCCGATTGCCAATGCAGGGAACAATCCGGACGCCGCGCCGCCAGCGATGATCGTAGTCATGATCCCGATGATTCCCGGCGGCGAAATCGCAAAGTACGCTGCCGCGAACGCACCGACCCAGATCACGAGTGTTCCGAGTCTTGTCTCTTGTTGCTCTGTCAGACCAACATCCAATGATTCGGGAATGTCATGCGAGACGCTCGCACTGAGCGCGACTAGCAGTGCGTCCGTCGAGGACATCACCGCCGCCAGCAACCCGGCTGCGCCAAGCCCTTGAACGATCGGGCCGGTGTACTCGACCAGAACCGCGTAGTAGAAGTGGTCAGCGGTCGCGAGGTTCGGCTCGAGCGCCATCGCAGCTCCCGCGACGAAGAATGCGGACAACACGAACGCGCTAATGTAGAGTAAATTCATCCACATGAAGCCCCGTCGGGCGGTCTTTGCGTCGGCGCTTGCGAGCGCCCGCTGCCCGAACTGAGGCAGACCAAGGAATGCGAGAATCCATGTGAATCCGATCCCGAGGACCATCAGGTACGGTGCACTATTTCCAGCAAAGGTCGGATCGTTCGCCATTGCACCGGACAGCGTCCCGCCTACGCCCATGTCCGCGAAGATGATCGGCAGCGGGAGCAGGGTGAGGATGAACATCATGATTCCCTGTATGAAGTCGGTCCACGTGACTGCCCACATCCCGCCCAGCGATACATACAGAGCAAAGATAACTACGCTAACAAGTATACCCAGTTCATAACCGAGCGAGGGCAGGACGAATTCCATCGTGATCCCCGCCGCAGTCAGCTGGGGTACGAGGTACGCCCAAGATGCTACGGCGAAGATAATCCCGGCTACCAAGCGGACTGTGGTGCTTTGATATCGTTTTTTAAGGTAGTCCGGAACCGTGTAAACGCCACTGCGGCGCATCGGTGCAGCGATGGTGATCATCATCATCAACCCTCCAGCACAGACGGCCACGACAACCATTGTCGAGAACGCAGCACCGAAAGCGTACGCGAAACCTCCGAACCCGAAGAACGAACCGGCGCTCGCCGTTACCGCGAAGTACGCGAACACTTGAACGTAGAGCGGAATGTTCCCGCCCGCGATCCAGAAGTCGCCGGTGCTCTCGCGCGACTTTTTGAAGAAGTACACCCCGATCGCCATGACCAAGATGAAGTACAGTACCAGCATCAATATGGCTTCCGGACCGCTCGATACCTCGGGCGTGACCTGCATTGGCGAAATCATGTTACCATACCCCATCTTCGATCTTCATCAGCCAGTACTCGTAAATGAAGCCACATGCGATGATTACGAGGCCCCATATCACGGACGTGTACGAGAACAGCGTTAATTCACTATCGCCGGGTTCGGCGTATATGGGTAGTCCCGCCAGAAGTATGAACGAGATTACCACTACTGACGCGATCCCGATCATCGGCTTGAACCCCGGCTGGTCCGTGAAGCTGATGTCTTCGTACGCTATTTGTTCCGTTTCGGTCGGTCCTGTTACCTCTCCCCCTGTCGGTTCACTGTCGAGGGGGTTTGCGTCGTCTTCCGGTGTTTCGCTTGCCATGGTTAATCCTCACACACTGATGTGATCTGTAGATGTATATTAAAATATTGTGTTTAAATTCTGACTATTTTGGCCAGATCGGTTCTCATGTCGAACTCGCCGTCACTCGGTCGACTACGATACGCAACTTATCCGGTCACTACGACGGGAACATCGACGTGAAGGATTACTGCCTGAGTTACGCTCCCGAACAGCAGTTTCCCCGTCGGCGAGCGCTTCCGCGCCCCGATAACGACTAGATCGATGTTCTGATCGTCGACGTAATTTAGTATTGAGTCGGCCGGATCCCCACTACTTACTGCACTGACCGCCTCGAGACCCTTTGATTCGGCCCGATCAGCGACGTCAGTCGCGATCTGTTCGGCGCGACTCCGAAGATCCATCTCCTGTTTCTCGGTGGCGTCGACCGACAACGAACCGTATCCGCCCTCCCGGCTGTAGGCGCAGAGCGAGTGGACGACTGCGTCATGTTTCTCCGCCATCTCGAACGCGTGCGGAACCGCTGTTTCCGAAATCTCGGTACCGTTCACTGGAACGAGTATGTTCTGATACATCTACTAGACAAACACTTCGGCCCCAAATAACATTTTCCATAAAATTGTTAGAAATTCACATGCATGATCAAGGCGGTGAAGTTCGACCTAAAAGGTCGGAAGCGGGCCTAACTCATCCATATCGATGTCTTCGTATGCGTCACGAGCGATCACGCGCTTGTGGACCTCGTCGGGACCGTCGACGATGCGGAACTGTCGCACGTTCTCGTAGAAGTCGGCGATAGGCAGGTCCTTTCCGATGCCGCTCGCCCCACAGAGCTGGAGCGCCGTATTGATCGCGTCTTCCGTGACGTTCGCAGTGTAGAACTTACACATCGATACCGGTACGCGGGCCTGATTGCCGCGCGAAATTTCGTTGGCGGCGTGGCGAACCATCGTCCGCGCGGCGTGGAGGTTGGTTTCGGCTTCCGCGATATCGAACCGAACACCTTGCTTGTCCGCGATCGCTTCGCCGAACCCCTCCCGCTCACTCGTGTAGGCCTTCGCGACCTCCAGCGCTCGAGTGGCCATGCCGGAGTATCGCATGCAGTGGGTGAGTCGGGCCGGACCGAGACGCTTCTGTGCGATTGTGAATCCTTCACCTTCCTCCCCCACCAGGTTTTCTTCCGGGACGCGGACATCGTCGTAGATGATCTCCGAATGAATATCGGACGTAATATCATCCCCCAAGTGGGGAATGTCCCGCTTTACTTCGAGACCGGGCGTGTCTTCGGGTACAATGATGAGTGAACAGCCTTCGTACGGGTGGCTATCCTGGTCCGTTCGCGCGAGCGTGATGAAGAAGTCAGCTTCGCTGCCGTTCGTGATCCACCACTTGTGGCCGTCAATGACCCACTCGTCGCCGTCTCTCTCTGCTGTCGTCTTGATCATTTTCGGATCTGCACCGCCGCCCTGCCGCGGCTCGGTCATCGAAAATGCGGATGTGAGTTCGCCCTCCAGGAGCGGCTCCAGCCATCGCTCCTGTTGCTCCTCGGTTCCCGCGAGTTCGAGCGTATGCATGTTCCCTTCGTCGGGGGCGTCCACGCGCATCGCCGGCGGAGCGAGCAGGCTCCGGCCCGCCTCCTCGAACAGCGGGAGCACGTCGCGAAACTCGACACCCATACCGCCGTGTTCTTCCCCGATCTGTGGGGCGTACAGGTTTCGGTCTCGAGCCTCTTCGCGGAGATCTTCGATCACGTCGTCGGGAACTTTCGTCCCGCCTTCCAGTTCCCGCTCGCGTGGAATGACCACCTCGTCAACGAAATTACGCGCGCGCTTGGCTAACTTTCTCGCCTGCTCGGAGTCTTGGTACTCCATACTGGTACTCTTGTTAGAACTCGATTTATAATTATTCCCCGCGGATACACGACCCGGGAGACCGCGACCCGTGTCAGCGGCGGATCTTCAGTAAAACTATTTACTGAAATAGCTCGATATCGACGCACGGTCACTGCACGGTGAGGCGAGGCGTGTCGGGAGCGATGGACTCGCGCCGGCATGGGAACTCGCGATCGTCCTCGCGCATCGAGCAGCGATCGGAGTATTTGACCATGATGGACGAAATCAGCCTCGACGGACGGACTGCGATCGTAACGGGCGGTGGACGCGGAATCGGACGCCAGATTGCACTCGAATTCGCTGACCGCGGCGTAGATGTCGTCGTCGCGGCCAGAAGTGAAGACGAGATTACCGACGTTGCGTCGATGATAGACGAACGGGGCGGCGAAGCCGTCGCGGTGCCGACCGACATTACCGTTACCGACGATGTCGGCACGCTCTTCGAGCGCGCTCGAGAGGCTTACGATCAGGTGGACATCCTGATCAATAACGCCGGAATCAGCGTCAACGAGACGATCTGGAGTCTCTCGGACGAAGAGTGGCAGAACGTTATCGACGTGAACCTCAGCGGTACCTTCCGTTGTACCAGAGAGGCGTTGACCGGCGGCATGCTAGAGCGCGACGAGGGCACGATAATCAACATGAGTTCGCTTTCCGGAAAGGTCGGATTCACACAGACGGGCCCATATACCGCCTCGAAGCACGGAGTTCAGGGACTGACAAATGTCCTGTCGAAAGAGCTCAAGGAGACGGATATCCGCGTGAGTGCCGTCTGTCCCGGCCAGGTGAAGACCGAACTGACGGACGATATCGTGGCAGTCGATCGGCTCGAGACCGACGATATCACCGATATTGTCCTCTTTCTCGCGACTCGACCACCGTCCGTCTACATCCCCAAAATCGTCGCCGTGCCGCCGGAGTCGATTCCGCTCGTTCGACACTGACGGATCAATCCGAGAAATCCCGCTCAACCGCGGGTGCGGCGATCAGACGACGTCGTTTTTTTCGAGTTCGTCCAGCCGTTCCTCCGAGAGGACTCGCGAGAGGATCTCATCGGTGTGTTCGCCAAATTCGGGGGCCGGCGTACGCATGTCGTCAATGTCACTCGAGGATTTCGCCGGGAAGCCAACGTACGAGAATTCGCCGTCGCCGATGTCCATTTCCCGGACCATCTCCCGCGATCTGAGCTGTGGATGTTCGAACACCTCGTCGAACTCGTTGATCGGTGCGAACATCGTCTCGTCGGATAGGTACTCCTCCCATTCGTCACGGGTGCGCTTTTCGAACTCGGACTGGAGCTCCTCACGAGCGTACTCGGCGTCGTCCCCGGTCGCGAACTGGTACTCCGTCAGGTCCTCGCGGCCGAGTTCTTCGAGGAACTGGTCCCAGAACTTCTCTTCGCGGGGGGCGATGGTTACGTACTTCCCGTCTTTTGTCTCGTAAACGTTGTAACAGGGTGCCTCCATCGCCGCGGGCGAGCGTTCTTCTTCCGGTAACTCGTCGCTCATGAACGCGCGCCAGCTCTGGCCGGTCGACAGCGACGCAACGACATCTGTCATCGAGACATCAAGATACTGACCGCCGTTTCCGGCCTCGCGGTCGAGAAGTGCGGACGTGATCATGAATGCGCTGAACATCCCGCCGACTTTGTCCCCGATCTGATATGCTGGAACGGCCGGGAACGTCCCGTCTTTCGAGACGGTATCGTTCATCAGTCCCGCGACCCCGACGTAATTGATGTCATGGCCGACGCGGTCGCTGTAGGGACCGTCCTGTCCGTAGCCGGAGAGCGAACAGTAGACGATATCCTTGTTGACCTCGCGAA
The genomic region above belongs to Natronorubrum tibetense GA33 and contains:
- a CDS encoding acyl-CoA dehydrogenase family protein, with translation MEYQDSEQARKLAKRARNFVDEVVIPRERELEGGTKVPDDVIEDLREEARDRNLYAPQIGEEHGGMGVEFRDVLPLFEEAGRSLLAPPAMRVDAPDEGNMHTLELAGTEEQQERWLEPLLEGELTSAFSMTEPRQGGGADPKMIKTTAERDGDEWVIDGHKWWITNGSEADFFITLARTDQDSHPYEGCSLIIVPEDTPGLEVKRDIPHLGDDITSDIHSEIIYDDVRVPEENLVGEEGEGFTIAQKRLGPARLTHCMRYSGMATRALEVAKAYTSEREGFGEAIADKQGVRFDIAEAETNLHAARTMVRHAANEISRGNQARVPVSMCKFYTANVTEDAINTALQLCGASGIGKDLPIADFYENVRQFRIVDGPDEVHKRVIARDAYEDIDMDELGPLPTF
- a CDS encoding sodium:solute symporter family protein; protein product: MQVTPEVSSGPEAILMLVLYFILVMAIGVYFFKKSRESTGDFWIAGGNIPLYVQVFAYFAVTASAGSFFGFGGFAYAFGAAFSTMVVVAVCAGGLMMMITIAAPMRRSGVYTVPDYLKKRYQSTTVRLVAGIIFAVASWAYLVPQLTAAGITMEFVLPSLGYELGILVSVVIFALYVSLGGMWAVTWTDFIQGIMMFILTLLPLPIIFADMGVGGTLSGAMANDPTFAGNSAPYLMVLGIGFTWILAFLGLPQFGQRALASADAKTARRGFMWMNLLYISAFVLSAFFVAGAAMALEPNLATADHFYYAVLVEYTGPIVQGLGAAGLLAAVMSSTDALLVALSASVSHDIPESLDVGLTEQQETRLGTLVIWVGAFAAAYFAISPPGIIGIMTTIIAGGAASGLFPALAIGTWWKRANAPGAIASMLVGGGSYVVLFLGGYMPVEQSEVLVTVPLGVITFVAVTLATRRPTGEELQGFIQFHQTGDTPTKVVTDDD
- a CDS encoding CaiB/BaiF CoA transferase family protein, yielding MNLEDYTVLDLTWLLPGPYGTMLLADMGAEVVKIEEPTRGDYARWLEPEVESTDSGALFHSVNRNKKSVTLDLKSEAGREAFLELAADADVVFEQFRPGVVDRLGIGYDDVREVNKDIVYCSLSGYGQDGPYSDRVGHDINYVGVAGLMNDTVSKDGTFPAVPAYQIGDKVGGMFSAFMITSALLDREAGNGGQYLDVSMTDVVASLSTGQSWRAFMSDELPEEERSPAAMEAPCYNVYETKDGKYVTIAPREEKFWDQFLEELGREDLTEYQFATGDDAEYAREELQSEFEKRTRDEWEEYLSDETMFAPINEFDEVFEHPQLRSREMVREMDIGDGEFSYVGFPAKSSSDIDDMRTPAPEFGEHTDEILSRVLSEERLDELEKNDVV
- a CDS encoding SDR family oxidoreductase; translation: MMDEISLDGRTAIVTGGGRGIGRQIALEFADRGVDVVVAARSEDEITDVASMIDERGGEAVAVPTDITVTDDVGTLFERAREAYDQVDILINNAGISVNETIWSLSDEEWQNVIDVNLSGTFRCTREALTGGMLERDEGTIINMSSLSGKVGFTQTGPYTASKHGVQGLTNVLSKELKETDIRVSAVCPGQVKTELTDDIVAVDRLETDDITDIVLFLATRPPSVYIPKIVAVPPESIPLVRH
- a CDS encoding universal stress protein codes for the protein MYQNILVPVNGTEISETAVPHAFEMAEKHDAVVHSLCAYSREGGYGSLSVDATEKQEMDLRSRAEQIATDVADRAESKGLEAVSAVSSGDPADSILNYVDDQNIDLVVIGARKRSPTGKLLFGSVTQAVILHVDVPVVVTG